The following proteins are co-located in the Leishmania donovani BPK282A1 complete genome, chromosome 26 genome:
- a CDS encoding SUMO1/Ulp2, putative — protein sequence MNSQPSTRRHRSAEGVPPNSSSLLAFATTADAAVEPRPAPQSTNGDALQSLTPSMSSSASSATADTQAHDPAAQPGPVSSRPDAVGGPVRSPTIRPPPNMVLCGHPHHRHSHLIPRSSASMAAPAQTAAGRLQGLAAASSASAQTSDMATRHSSTPPPYALVMDSLVRRYRAEEDRLRQWRQGGGRVCASATFRQGEVQSRRQPRGAVEGEVLTHAGLRGSTGCVLSGHTNSATDSGLRGVLTSAAQRTAFVRAAQAWWRSRRELQRMSSKASKRVYPAPLSASSSAVAGAETQHPSYTTAAAVPSAPAAPPVALPASSLSWLDTAGRSILGRLSHSLSLSSDRGKSVRLELLRPADAAQPRGARRDYQDDTVDGSVMEGQQAPGAEMAEMTAEAVSAAVTTPALSPSLMGSEALLAHPRESARQQAGSGGRGGAFHRRQVDREEGDLDTSTASSTCSSRGSRVGGAGRDALQSTEAAGDSSHRQEAGCTGRHEHSGSCTFSRIGGLHRHLLGGAATASSDAPEDSLRSASRLLAQSRVRFARWLRRRKRLEAAKRSLCGVGAWPKPTTAADAEHFDASSCAQHSAAAPPPFSPASELYRCAADAAQSPWESALPPTWADRSGGDNMLRDGEVTEGATAATKRTTRAHVLEQLRAAIAAGMAACSAEQGGLVTRQTTSEVQSSGGEPPVLSLAAQRTREHADDLARLTESLAMLAQSDGRAPEGSGSAIRAHRANSLEDVKRASPMILDQKRNVTAVPSHPSAGKATNVALPAWSPSCAHASSIISAGQHRRSYHGNARDVRGAEPRTRDGRSCVHEVEAETAVDAFRSLLTDTTHTPHDVAVRAVYEAIMSEVCVPLVQRDVQHAMDVSSSAADRALTQWIERHLMLELTQLRATKVQATALNDGSAASSAATLQPLVCTGVMRHIRSSVPVSLEHLRLDDADRQVLESVYARGASNAIAVKFDTGGYEISYRQLASLGPRSWLNDQVINNYLQLLCVEAEGAATASLPAARCRHRIASLGTHFYTKVESELSQSVGGFCSPPPRLPQLDSSSAVFRWLRHRKHLLKPYNPSDPRSVRAVLVPVNIEAQHWALAVLYCADNRWVMYDSMSRSDRARQRGAFILAHLSHAWRECKRHFGLVNTKGTPAASATVVAQDSPSSVAPQPSLWASACVVAVPYVPFTDTLLTEGSSTAVSPLDSLQPYDSLDELHRAAKRIRHQEELFVEQTAQKALQGMSGAGGAGSGVGAPLAVRAAPTPPPAPLSLTAATALPAEQLSDTEVEWFTGGFDHIPQQANGNDCGVFVCQAAWCVAQGVAVSFTQSDVTRLREVILLELLSKRLLRRYPTANTSSSSGV from the coding sequence ATGAACTCGCAGCCGTCGACTCGCCGCCATCGTTCCGCGGAGGGGGTGCCCCCCAACTCTTCTTCGTTGCTTGCCTTCGCGACAaccgctgatgctgccgtGGAACCTCGCCCCGCACCCCAGAGCACGAACGGTGATGCGCTTCAGTCGCTCACACCATCCATGAGctcctcggcgtcgtcggcgacggcggacACACAAGCGCATGATCCGGCGGCACAACCTGGGCCGGTGTCGTCGAGGCCCGACGCGGTCGGGGGGCCCGTGCGCAGCCCAACAATCCGGCCACCGCCCAACATGGTCCTCTGTGGGCATCCGCACCATCGACACTCTCATCTGATCCCTCGATCGAGTGCGAGCATGGCAGCGCCTGCTCAAACTGCTGCTGGTCGGCTGCAGGGGTTGGCAGCGGCATCCTCGGCATCTGCTCAAACATCTGACATGGCGACAAGACactcgtcgacgccgccaccttATGCCCTCGTGATGGActcgctggtgcgccgctACCGCGCCGAAGAGGACCGCCTTAGGCAGTGGCGGCAAGGTGGTGGACGcgtctgcgcctctgccacaTTCCGGCAAGGTGAGGTGCAGTCGCGGCGACAACCGAGAGGTGCTGTAGAAGGAGAGGTGCTCACTCACGCAGGCTTGCGCGGAAGTACCGGGTGTGTCCTGAGCGGTCACACAAATAGTGCTACAGATAGTGGTCTTCGAGGGGTGCTGACAAGCGCTGCCCAACGCACTGCCTTCGTACGGGCTGCGCAGGCCTGGTGGCGGAGCAGAAGAGAGCTGCAACGAATGTCAAGCAAGGCGAGCAAGCGAGTTTATCCAGCGCCGCTATCGGCTTCCTCATCTGCGGTTGCAGGCGCAGAGACGCAGCACCCCAGCTACACGACGGCCGCGGCAGTGCCGTCAGCGCCTGCTGCCCCTCCTGTTGCTCTGCCTGCGTCGTCACTGTCGTGGTTGGATACAGCTGGCCGCAGCATACTTGGTCgcctctctcactcgctGTCCCTGTCCAGTGACCGGGGAAAGTCGGTTAGGTTGGAGCTCCTGCGGCCGGCTGACGCTGCGCAACCACGTGGTGCGCGCAGAGACTACCAAGACGACACAGTCGACGGCAGCGTGATGGAGGGCCAGCAGGCACCAGGAGCAGAGATGGCCGAGATGACGGCAGAGGCAGTGTCAGCGGCTGTGACCACGCCTGCCTTGTCGCCGTCTCTTATGGGGAGCGAAGCTCTCCTGGCGCATCCTCGCGAGAGTGCACGTCAGCAAGCCGGCTCGGGGGGCAGGGGCGGAGCCTTCCATCGTCGGCAAGTCGACCGTGAGGAGGGAGATTTGGACACCTCCACAGCTTCGTCGACGTGCTCGAGTAGGGGTAGCCGCGTGGGTGGTGCAGGCAGAGACGCTCTTCAGAGCACTGAAGCTGCGGGCGACTCGAGTCACAGACAAGAGGCGGGGTGCACGGGTCGGCACGAGCATAGTGGCAGCTGCACGTTCTCGCGGATTGGCGGCCTCCACAGGCACCTCTTGGGCGGTGCCGCGACTGCATCATCAGACGCCCCGGAGGACTCCTTGCGAAGCGCGTCTCGACTGCTTGCGCAgtcgcgtgtgcgcttcgcgcggtggctgcgccggcggaAGCGACTTGAGGCAGCAAAGCGGTCACTGTGCGGCGTGGGTGCGTGGCCGaagccgacgacggcggccgatGCGGAGCACTTCGATGCGTCCTCGTGTGCGCAACACTCGgccgccgctccaccgccgtTCTCGCCTGCGTCTGAGTTGTatcggtgcgctgctgacgccgcACAGTCGCCGTGGGAATCGGCGTTGCCACCGACGTGGGCAGACAGGAGTGGCGGTGACAACATGCTCAGGGATGGAGAGGTGACTGAGGGTGCTACGGCTGCTACTAAGCGAACAactcgcgcgcacgtgctggagcagctgagAGCCGCGATTGCGGCAGGGAtggcggcgtgcagcgcagaGCAGGGAGGGCTGGTGACGCGGCAGACGACATCGGAGGTGCAGTCGTCGGGTGGTGAACCGCCGGTGCTCTCTCTGGCTGCTCAGCGAACGCGTGAGCACGCCGACGATCTAGCGCGCCTCACTGAGAGTCTGGCGATGCTCGCGCAATCCGACGGAAGAGCTCCCGAAGGCTCTGGCAGTGCCATCCGTGCCCACAGGGCCAACAGCCTCGAGGACGTGAAGCGCGCATCTCCGATGATTCTGGACCAGAAGCGGAACGTGACAGCTGTACCGTCGCACCCTTCAGCAGGCAAGGCAACGAACGTTGCACTACCCGCGTGGTCGCCATCTTGTGCGCATGCCTCGTCGATCATCTCCGCCGGACAGCACCGCCGATCGTACCACGGCAATGCACGGGATGTCCGTGGTGCAgagccgcgcacgcgtgacGGGAGGAGCTGTGTGCACGAGGTAGAGGCAGAGACCGCAGTAGATGCGTTTCGAAGTCTGCTGACGgacaccacacacaccccGCACGATGTCGCAGTGCGGGCGGTGTATGAGGCCATCATGAGTGAAGTGTGCGTCCCCCTTGTGCAGCGTGATGTGCAGCACGCCATGgacgtgagcagcagcgcggcagatCGTGCGCTGACGCAGTGGATCGAGCGGCATCTTATGCTGGAactgacgcagctgcgcgcaaCGAAGGTGCAGGCGACAGCGTTGAATGACGGCTCtgccgcgtcctcggcggcaacgctgcagccgcttgTCTGCACTGGTGTTATGCGGCACATCCGCAGTAGTGTGCCGGTGTCGCTCGAGCACCTGCGTCTGGACGACGCTGATCGCCAAGTACTCGAATCCGTCTACGCGCGCGGTGCGAGCAACGCCATTGCAGTGAAGTTCGACACTGGGGGCTACGAGATCAGCTACAGGCAGCTCGCCTCCTTGGGCCCCCGGTCGTGGCTGAACGACCAGGTCATCAACAATTacttgcagctgctgtgcgtggAAGCGGAAGGCGCGGCCACCGCATCTTTGCCCGCGGCccgttgccgccaccgtATTGCGTCGCTGGGCACGCACTTCTACACGAAGGTGGAATCCGAACTGAGCCAGAGCGTGGGCGGTTTTTGCAGCCCTCCACCacgcctgccgcagctcgacTCTAGCAGCGCCGTTTTCCGCTGGCTCCGCCATCGCAAGCATTTACTAAAGCCGTACAACCCCTCCGATCCGCGTagcgtgcgtgcggtgcTAGTGCCCGTGAACATCGAGGCGCAGCACTGGGCTTTGGCGGTCCTTTATTGCGCGGACAACCGATGGGTCATGTACGACTCTATGAGCCGATCGGACAgggcgcgccagcgcggtGCTTTTATACTGGCACATCTCTCGCACGCGTGGCGAGAGTGCAAGCGACACTTTGGCCTCGTAAACACCAAAGGCACGCCCGCTGCTTCGGCAACCGTTGTTGCACAAGACTCACCGTCCTCTGTAGCACCACAACCGTCACTGTGGGCGTCGGCGTGCGTGGTGGCCGTGCCGTACGTGCCCTTCACCGACACGCTGTTGACGGAGGGGAGCTCTACTGCCGTATCACCTCTCGATTCCTTGCAGCCTTATGACTCATTGGACGAGCTGCACCGCGCAGCGAAGCGGATACGACATCAAGAGGAGCTGTTTGTGGAACAAACAGCACAGAAGGCGCTACAGGGAATGAGCGGTGCTGGGGGAGCTGGCAGCGGTGTTGGCGCACCGCTCGCAGTGCGAgctgcgccaacgccgccaccggcacctcTCTCGTTGACCGCTGCGACGGCTCTTCCTGCCGAGCAGCTGAGCGACACGGAGGTGGAGTGGTTCACAGGTGGGTTCGACCACATCCCGCAGCAGGCGAACGGCAACGACTGCGGCGTCTTTGTATGCCAGGCGGCCTGGTGCGTTGCCCAGGGTGTGGCGGTGAGTTTTACCCAGTCTGACGTCACCCGGCTGCGCGAAGTCAttctgctggagctgctcaGCAAGCGACTTCTACGACGCTATCCAACAGCGAACACGTCGTCGTCCAGCGGCGTCTGA
- a CDS encoding serine/threonine protein phosphatase-like protein, whose protein sequence is MSANRTRDSDDVVRAEVAAALSVPPQQLPSTRGGAAVAAADEHLYGPHTSTIRMNPYVRCVHDSGVPKICSLQELLSQKIQPDPAEPDTPCLRPSHRPTAVWAQAPEPSSFDDGRATMTPPPCQSTFERHADPALAGAPAASNPSPVLTFTADGVATPNTFATVKTHEMRILSRLTKRLRWSERHQDMPFGEPVEMMLAEADEGEDTEGGSEDRDSEVIDAVHSGRSGALAPYPEDRTEKQDEASVQLLPCSTRDKAEASALQETPQHFAAASPQAAASNASPQHASDLKEGTVSASSSGGIFCTFARDPTPPDGRKLHTTGVKHADSSATSPHQPHYIHGQKQQHSRPAVVPLRTTYPAPVARLEESPYHYIMRNYIGGTFLYYSTPESKDYFLRLCHRVVAQVRPLLEQETLSPHHGLFPRINAPAFVFGDIHGNFEDLSFFLKRLLIFHDFNLTPANILCLGDYVDRGPFSLECIMLLFSLKIMNSSKIVMLRGNHEDRVVCGDLRTYGRGCFLAQCHTVFGYAEGTKLFREVTALFKYLPLAAELVIPSTPNLSFLRSQQTVMHPNLYVSQPAVLLHDGIRAKRTAPTISLASGSATRASPFGSQHLRTLHRDGEVASGDREGDEALSKNSASAEAMSPLPTGYSTIADASLARGQPSRHEAHEERILCTHGGIPRFDRSPCEENSLAFLRSLSFPRMLTLFPNNPVVKDDAECMPDYFVKQELEALWRRYPSAAPPGFTAACRREAAEAAAAAATATTGTPAASRPLDALPSSLKLQRKASSSSAGSSASGHESAAAAVPPEAEASSRPSSCSAASSVSPKARVVPGGQSEQQQPQRHKSPPAMRSSSDYLPQLTEDDVRKGWYTMFDLLWSDPTPMELEEEAACVDWESSRVAGGEHGAHRSTASSSSTTAARGSTSSVHVNEWGFTVNTRGSNVVSFSAKAVDTFLTAYHYSMLFRAHQEKAHGLRWSKSSKVLTIFSSSNYMGHRNGAGCVVVAANGEVQMIEKVVTM, encoded by the coding sequence ATGTCTGCCAACAGGACCAGAGACAGCGATGACGTCGTTCGCGCCGAGGTTGCGGCGGCACTGTCTGTCCCACCACAGCAGTTGCCATCTACccgtggtggtgcagctgttgcagcggcagacgagCATCTCTACGGACCCCACACGAGCACCATACGCATGAATCCATACGTGCGCTGCGTACACGATAGCGGGGTGCCGAAAATTTGCTCCCTCCAGGAGCTTCTCTCTCAGAAGATCCAGCCAGACCCCGCGGAGCCAGATACGCCGTGTCTTCGACCGAGTCACAGGCCGACAGCGGTGTGGGCGCAGGCGCCAGAACCGTCGAGCTTCGACGACGGCCGTGCGACaatgacgccgccgccttgccaGTCCACCTTCGAGCGCCACGCAGACCCCGCACTCGCTGGTGCTCCTGCGGCGAGCAATCCGTCACCGGTGCTCACCTtcaccgccgacggcgtcgccacGCCAAACACGTTTGCCACGGTCAAGACCCACGAAATGCGCATCTTGTCCCGCCTCACGAAGCGCCTGCGGTGGTCCGAGCGGCATCAGGACATGCCCTTTGGCGAGCCCGTGGAGATGATGCTGGCGGAGGCAGACGAGGGCGAGGACACTGAAGGGGGGTCCGAGGACAGAGACTCCGAGGTGATTGATGCTGTCCACTCAGGCCGCTCAGGCGCACTCGCGCCGTACCCAGAAGACCGTACCGAGAAGCAAGATGAGGCTAGCGTGCAGCTTCTGCCCTGCTCCACACGTGACAAGGCCGAGGCGTCTGCGCTTCAGGAGACACCGCAGCACTTCGCGGCGGCCTCTCCTCAAGCGGCGGCTTCAAATGCATCCCCACAGCACGCGTCGGACTTGAAGGAGGGTACCGTGTCGGCCTCCTCATCGGGCGGCATTTTCTGCACCTTTGCCAGAGATCCCACGCCCCCCGACGGACGGAAACTCCACACCACCGGCGTCAAGCACGCCGactccagcgccacctcaCCGCACCAGCCCCACTACATCCATGGGCAGAAACAGCAGCATTCACGGCCTGCTGTTGTGCCTCTGCGCACCACATACCCTGCCCCGGTGGCGAGACTGGAGGAGAGCCCGTATCACTACATCATGCGCAACTACATTGGCGGGACCTTTCTCTACTATAGCACGCCGGAGAGCAAGGACTACTTTTTGCGCCTATGCCACCGCGTTGTGGCGCAGGTGCGACCTCTACTGGAGCAGGAAACGCTGTCGCCCCACCACGGCCTGTTCCCCCGCATCAACGCGCCGGCCTTCGTCTTCGGTGACATTCACGGCAACTTTGAGGACTTGTCCTTCTTCCTGAAACGGCTGCTGATCTTCCACGACTTCAACCTCACCCCAGCAAACATCTTGTGCCTCGGCGACTATGTCGATCGCGGCCCTTTCTCGCTCGAGTGCATCATGCTACTCTTCTCGCTCAAGATCATGAACTCATCGAAGATCGTCATGCTGCGCGGCAACCACGAGGACCGCGTCGTCTGCGGTGACCTGCGCACCTacggccgcggctgcttccTGGCTCAGTGCCACACTGTCTTTGGCTACGCTGAGGGAACGAAACTGTTCCGCGAGGTGACGGCCCTGTTCAAGTACCTCccgctggcggcggagctggtgaTCCCGAGCACACCAAACTTATCGTTTCTGCGGTCACAGCAGACTGTGATGCACCCGAACCTTTACGTGAGCCAGCCAGCAGTGCTGCTCCACGATGGCATTCGGGCCAAGCGGACCGCGCCAACGATCTCGCTGGCATCCGGCTCGGCGACAAGGGCGTCTCCGTTCGgctcgcagcacctccgcacgctgcaccgcgacggcgaagTGGCTAGCGGCGACAGGGAAGGTGACGAGGCTCTCTCCAAGAACTCGGCCAGCGCGGAGGCGATGTCCCCGCTGCCGACCGGCTACAGCACGATCGCGGACGCCTCTCTCGCACGTGGGCAGCCGTCCCGGCACGAGGCTCACGAAGAGCGCATCTTGTGCACCCACGGCGGCATTCCCCGCTTTGATCGCTCGCCGTGTGAGGAGAACTCGCTCGCCTTTCTGCGCAGTCTCTCCTTCCCCCGCATGCTCACGTTGTTCCCGAACAACCCGGTTGTGAAGGATGACGCCGAGTGCATGCCGGACTACTTCGTGaagcaggagctggaggcgctaTGGCGCCGCTACCCGTCTGCCGCTCCACCTGGTTTCACGGCGGCGTGCCGACGAGAGGCCgcagaagccgccgccgccgccgcaactGCCACCACCGGTACCCCGGCGGCGTCCAGGCCCTTGGATGCTTTGCCTTCTTCCCTCAAGCTGCAGAGAAAGGCgagtagcagcagcgccggcagcagtgcgagCGGCCACGaatctgccgcagcggcagtgccgccagAGGCGGAAGCATCGTCTCGCCCCTCGTCGTGCTCGGCGGCGTCCTCCGTGTCCCCTAAGGCGAGGGTGGTGCCCGGTGGGCagagcgagcagcagcagccacaacgCCACAAGTCGCCACCCGCtatgcgcagcagcagcgactaTTTGCCGCAGTTGACCGAGGACGACGTGCGCAAGGGCTGGTACACCATGTTCGACTTGCTCTGGTCGGACCCAACCCCGATGGAgctggaagaggaggcggcatgCGTGGACTGGGAGTCTTCTCGTGTCGCTGGCGGCGAACACGGCGCTCACCGAAGCACGGCAtcttcctcctcgacgaCCGCCGCTAGAGGGTCGACATCAAGCGTGCACGTCAACGAGTGGGGCTTCACCGTCAACACCCGCGGCAGCAACGTTGTCTCCTTCTCGGCCAAGGCGGTGGACACGTTCCTCACGGCGTACCATTACTCGATGCTCTTCCGCGCTCATCAGGAGAAGGCGCATGGGCTACGGTGGAGTAAGAGCAGCAAGGTGCTTACcatcttcagcagcagcaactaCATGGGCCACCGCAACGGCGCtggctgcgtcgtcgtcgccgccaacGGCGAGGTGCAGATGATTGAGAAGGTGGTGACCATGTGA